Proteins co-encoded in one Prevotella sp. E13-27 genomic window:
- a CDS encoding choice-of-anchor J domain-containing protein, whose amino-acid sequence MRHIKSIILLALLFVVSLSVGAQERSVKLNIQVTSVENDNLYGQVITLMQDDYGVSYGTLKLDGQGACSLKVYPGNHTLTIERSGFETLNHSFTVAQSETEKNIEVTLVEKTRKPFALKADIQHDVNTGMNSLALSWNTEEPAFFDDFESYSPFAINFGEWTGIDEDLEAAAPLVGSYPNRGVMQYAQIINPLTVTPTWWYDYPILRPYSGQQYVGFTRTSSGNANDDWLISPAITVGTENILSFYAKAADQYPERFLVYVCELSDTKKGDKQDDFTRIDKDNYESVDYKGWKQCVYDLSEYAGKEIKFAIRYISHYNRTGSFMLMVDDVYVGQRQENARAMARMVARKSAHNPNEQFKVYLDNELKATTPDYEYTLTDVAAGEHTIGIQAVYLKATSEMATLLVDVPANIYAKVTFNVTADSKLTAEGQTLSLVNKSTTMAYEKQVSDGKVVFASLPKGDYVVSMAEGAFNAYQKEITVSEDVAFDIALTDHIMDPYNITASLGSDSIYTMRWNQNLVFSDSFEDYDDFATGKFGEWTSIDVDQRPVYPIGLGGVTTIVSFPGSGTAANPTPIAPMVFNPWKTTPAMLPTDPAIAAPTGDKTIVFFSSEQAASDDWLISPLLEIREGYKLTVKAKAYSTMYTESMEFCISDGSVIPTDFTVISYVDDVSSGQWALYTVDLAPYAGKTVRLGIHYTSMDAFLAQIDDFTVGPEDGQGEIVDYGNVVRYDVSLDGQKIGETTTSEYRLPKLSEGEHTIGIKAVYKSGESKEITYLLNVTSGIVSVMLNSTLPMQVFNLSGMYVGNDLNSMARGIYMVKQGDKMFKIRK is encoded by the coding sequence ATGAGACACATAAAGTCAATAATTCTTCTCGCGCTTCTCTTTGTCGTATCACTATCAGTTGGTGCACAGGAGCGAAGCGTGAAGCTGAATATTCAGGTGACATCTGTGGAGAATGACAATCTCTACGGACAGGTCATCACACTTATGCAGGATGACTATGGTGTGAGTTACGGCACCCTGAAACTTGACGGGCAGGGCGCTTGTTCACTGAAGGTCTATCCAGGAAACCATACCCTTACCATAGAACGCTCAGGCTTCGAGACGCTCAACCATTCTTTTACTGTGGCACAGAGCGAGACGGAGAAAAATATCGAGGTGACCCTCGTTGAAAAAACACGCAAGCCTTTTGCTCTTAAGGCAGACATACAGCACGATGTTAACACAGGCATGAACAGCTTGGCGCTGTCATGGAACACAGAAGAGCCTGCTTTCTTCGATGATTTCGAGAGCTATTCTCCTTTCGCCATTAACTTTGGCGAGTGGACGGGCATCGATGAAGACCTTGAGGCAGCCGCACCACTTGTGGGAAGCTATCCCAACCGTGGCGTTATGCAGTATGCACAGATTATAAACCCTCTGACGGTGACACCTACATGGTGGTATGATTATCCCATCCTGCGCCCCTATAGCGGACAGCAGTATGTGGGTTTTACCCGTACCAGCTCAGGCAATGCCAACGATGACTGGCTTATATCGCCTGCCATCACCGTAGGCACAGAGAACATCCTCTCGTTCTATGCTAAGGCTGCCGACCAGTATCCGGAACGATTCTTGGTATATGTCTGTGAGCTTAGCGATACGAAGAAGGGTGACAAGCAGGATGACTTCACTCGCATAGACAAGGATAACTATGAGAGCGTCGACTATAAAGGCTGGAAGCAGTGTGTCTATGATCTCTCAGAATACGCTGGTAAGGAGATAAAGTTTGCCATCCGTTACATAAGCCATTATAATCGCACTGGTTCGTTCATGCTTATGGTTGATGATGTCTATGTGGGACAGCGACAGGAAAATGCGCGTGCCATGGCTCGCATGGTGGCAAGGAAGTCTGCTCATAACCCCAACGAGCAGTTCAAGGTATACCTCGATAATGAGCTGAAGGCTACCACGCCTGACTACGAATATACTCTTACTGATGTTGCTGCTGGCGAACATACTATTGGCATACAGGCTGTCTATCTGAAAGCAACAAGTGAAATGGCAACACTGCTTGTTGATGTGCCAGCAAACATCTATGCTAAGGTTACGTTCAATGTCACTGCCGATAGTAAACTGACTGCTGAGGGACAGACTCTCTCTCTCGTTAATAAGTCAACGACGATGGCCTATGAAAAGCAGGTTAGCGATGGCAAGGTGGTCTTCGCATCACTGCCTAAGGGCGACTATGTGGTCAGCATGGCTGAGGGAGCCTTCAATGCTTATCAGAAGGAGATTACGGTCAGCGAGGACGTGGCGTTCGATATAGCCCTCACCGACCATATCATGGATCCGTATAATATCACCGCCTCACTTGGCAGCGATAGTATATATACCATGCGCTGGAACCAGAACCTCGTGTTCAGCGACAGCTTCGAGGACTATGATGACTTCGCTACAGGCAAGTTTGGCGAGTGGACATCAATTGATGTTGACCAGCGCCCTGTCTATCCGATAGGCCTTGGTGGCGTGACAACCATTGTGTCGTTCCCTGGTTCAGGCACTGCTGCTAACCCCACGCCAATAGCACCTATGGTGTTCAATCCATGGAAGACAACCCCAGCGATGTTACCTACCGACCCTGCTATAGCTGCGCCTACTGGTGATAAGACTATTGTGTTCTTCTCTTCTGAGCAGGCTGCATCTGATGACTGGCTCATCTCTCCGCTGTTGGAGATTCGCGAAGGCTACAAGCTGACTGTCAAGGCAAAGGCCTACAGCACAATGTACACAGAGTCGATGGAGTTCTGTATCTCTGACGGCAGCGTTATTCCTACAGATTTTACCGTCATAAGCTATGTTGATGATGTCAGTAGCGGACAGTGGGCACTATACACCGTTGACCTTGCTCCTTACGCAGGAAAGACAGTGCGTCTGGGCATCCATTACACGTCTATGGACGCCTTCCTTGCTCAGATAGACGATTTCACCGTTGGTCCTGAAGACGGACAGGGCGAGATAGTTGATTATGGCAACGTGGTGCGCTATGATGTAAGCCTCGACGGACAGAAGATTGGCGAGACCACTACATCAGAGTACCGCCTGCCGAAGCTCAGCGAGGGTGAACACACCATTGGCATCAAGGCTGTATATAAGTCGGGTGAGTCGAAAGAGATAACCTATCTCCTCAATGTTACCTCTGGCATTGTAAGCGTTATGCTCAACAGTACACTGCCCATGCAGGTTTTCAACCTCTCTGGCATGTATGTTGGTAACGACCTGAACAGCATGGCTCGTGGCATCTATATGGTGAAACAGGGTGATAAGATGTTTAAGATAAGAAAGTAA
- a CDS encoding Omp28-related outer membrane protein — MGASAQQGISNTQRLLGHIITDSITSSGGAFGTAGTYSVGAVLTKSQLSSFAGCRVMGVRLAIAGSAYRTRTFIYKVEEGNVTPVAEQKQKLYDGWNNVFFNGDGYEIKGDEILFFGFDYVETDEMVAADQGGLCGFGEDLDGGFYYMRTGTKTTLYQITGIGRLCVQLIIDVSSLPLHDIDLTWLDTGFKYKQPGESIEGLAHFASVGREDVGSYKMGYQIDKQTPVYTEFNDSVRYGKVNDWKFNINLPNDIAVGMHRIIVFVSEVNGQPLPEKSKNDTMKVDFAVYNNMVSRDKAYLEVYTDQGSYYVPYLNDVIKKLQSSNNGQIMATVNVHRPGTALAIDAAAYLHELYAYELPSFTVNRAYFPGEDNVAYDMNYYLPILDADMNASIVGDMILQDYYSPAFASVELDACFNETTREISINAKGTLLPEAEAIYGEVALTLMLTENNVKGTQVVYNASRQTTSTNKNYNHNNVLRTYLTSPIGDGLTAVNGSFDVDYKATVDEAWKVEDLTIVALLTKKVDAVSADNLLDVDVINANSLPMTESTGIRNVVKNSDTGNGAVYSLDGRRVDGNVLKSGIYVKNGKKVFVR; from the coding sequence TTGGGGGCAAGTGCTCAGCAGGGCATAAGCAACACCCAACGACTGCTGGGACATATAATAACAGACAGCATCACCAGCAGTGGTGGCGCTTTCGGAACGGCAGGAACATATTCTGTTGGTGCTGTGCTGACAAAGAGTCAGCTGTCATCGTTTGCTGGCTGTCGTGTGATGGGTGTGCGCCTTGCTATTGCGGGTAGTGCCTATCGCACGCGTACCTTTATATATAAAGTAGAGGAGGGTAATGTGACACCTGTTGCCGAACAGAAGCAGAAACTCTATGATGGCTGGAACAACGTGTTCTTCAATGGTGATGGCTATGAGATAAAGGGTGATGAGATACTCTTCTTTGGCTTCGACTATGTGGAGACAGATGAGATGGTGGCTGCTGACCAAGGCGGACTGTGTGGCTTTGGCGAAGACCTCGACGGTGGCTTCTACTATATGAGAACTGGTACAAAGACAACGCTCTACCAGATAACAGGCATTGGTCGTCTGTGTGTTCAGCTCATCATTGACGTAAGCTCTCTGCCACTCCATGACATTGATCTCACATGGCTCGACACTGGCTTCAAATACAAGCAGCCGGGAGAGAGTATAGAGGGCCTGGCTCATTTCGCAAGCGTGGGCCGTGAGGACGTAGGCTCTTACAAGATGGGCTACCAGATAGACAAGCAGACACCTGTCTATACTGAGTTCAATGACTCCGTGAGATATGGTAAGGTGAACGACTGGAAGTTCAACATAAACCTTCCAAACGATATTGCCGTAGGCATGCACAGAATAATTGTGTTTGTGAGCGAGGTAAACGGACAGCCGCTGCCTGAGAAGTCGAAGAACGACACGATGAAGGTGGACTTTGCTGTATATAATAATATGGTGAGCCGCGACAAGGCATACCTTGAGGTATATACCGATCAGGGTTCGTACTATGTACCCTATCTCAACGACGTGATAAAGAAGTTGCAGTCAAGCAATAATGGTCAGATTATGGCAACGGTGAATGTGCACCGTCCTGGCACGGCGCTCGCCATCGATGCTGCCGCCTACTTGCATGAACTCTATGCCTATGAACTGCCTTCGTTCACAGTTAATCGTGCCTACTTCCCAGGTGAGGACAATGTGGCATACGACATGAACTACTATCTGCCAATCCTTGATGCAGACATGAATGCCAGCATCGTTGGGGACATGATACTTCAGGACTACTACTCGCCTGCCTTTGCTTCGGTAGAACTCGATGCGTGTTTTAACGAAACGACACGAGAGATTAGTATAAACGCTAAAGGCACTCTACTGCCAGAGGCTGAGGCTATCTATGGCGAGGTGGCACTGACGCTCATGCTCACTGAGAACAATGTGAAGGGTACTCAGGTGGTTTACAACGCTTCGAGACAGACCACCTCGACAAACAAGAACTATAATCATAACAACGTCTTGCGTACCTATCTTACAAGTCCTATAGGCGATGGCCTCACAGCTGTAAACGGCAGTTTCGATGTTGACTATAAGGCTACAGTCGATGAGGCATGGAAGGTGGAAGACCTAACCATCGTGGCTCTGCTCACAAAGAAGGTTGATGCCGTTTCGGCCGACAATCTCCTTGATGTTGACGTCATCAATGCCAACAGCCTGCCTATGACTGAGAGCACAGGCATACGCAACGTTGTGAAAAACTCTGACACAGGTAATGGCGCTGTCTATAGCCTCGATGGTCGCCGTGTTGATGGAAACGTGCTGAAGTCGGGCATCTACGTAAAGAATGGAAAGAAAGTATTCGTTAGATAA
- a CDS encoding choice-of-anchor J domain-containing protein, with amino-acid sequence MKKLYTAFFALMALATATTQAQTILEEDFETGATKSQSTPLTRGEGWTVVSSYSGTNYRYNWFNEYRDPESQSGATISGAGCAACDGPTGGTAPDGMGPREEILLSPELDLNDNYQLQFSWKVSPMNNRDNSQYDIQVRVVTGGNLNAAETVFSIHNEDMLRESGVAVFPIDTWDVHTSKIDLSDFKGEKVKLAFVYKMQTTIANIVWIDDITVKKFTPATGPVASINLDRYDFKEVYIGEKRYSEVFTLTNVGKNGLQITGFDLPAGVTTTLDASKVNLRTYDKVSFQLAYEASLTSAPSGDAIIHTTGGDVKIAVSAKKQFVPEGYMLETFNAYFPPAGWKNNGWSATKTAIEGDQSAYCSGNFSNSYLRSPRLDLSEGGTLKFTYYNQYDGESAPEYDIELQVSYDGGDNWTTKWTSDYQNGLNQLLTAEVDLGMGSDESYVRWYYPAIESDDEGAYDHSNFTLDGVLLPNVYGADGVPGNATIVSPANNAQNIYPKNIKLEWAPAQFAKGYKVYVGSNNEVNNLVNGADVMTDLSIVIPQADYETTYKWKVVAYNDNGESTTASTWKFTTQPDASVMEFPWSENFDECTKENPIPTGWLSTTTITDLYPTWTNRRWEPLNTSKAYGGTGVSMYTMWLYAGYSSTLTSPEFNLPSEGKAMSISFVWGDNHPASLIVDETGLLKKQNVPGGNGASDLVFEIYADGEWHQAAYLSENMNADGDTKYWRNESVDLSEYAGKKVQFRWINNAYSGAHKGAALDNIVIDGIVDDYVMFNKEGWDAEKVNSGKGKKSTDITMLNKGKNAQKVKSVTFTTNDFQSSIAAGTEIAVNEGIAFNVTFTANQAGKKVDDVMTVEFESGLKAYFPVTGEALAEDVLYYGFEDNSLDYDWTADFTQKDVDGQTNYKSNYYLTVVENDGGRYAFTQAYHSNPNLTAHSGQGTAAACAPDNNSAANDWLISKMIRPLEGASFDFYARNLGTTNSVFVGDNDLHSVEVLVSETSNTDTKTFTTVMPTTEMAYLPENQWHHFNVDLSAYVGKNIYVAVRHTTVSANWFAFFDDFTFTHVGEPDFSAIKSVKALNADTQVVVYNANGMIVAKGAAAQTMDQLGKGMYVVKTADGQVMKTFCK; translated from the coding sequence ATGAAGAAACTTTACACAGCTTTCTTTGCTCTGATGGCACTTGCTACAGCGACAACGCAGGCACAGACCATTCTCGAAGAAGATTTTGAGACAGGAGCCACAAAGTCACAGTCAACACCGCTCACACGTGGTGAGGGATGGACAGTCGTAAGCTCTTATAGCGGTACAAACTACCGTTATAACTGGTTCAATGAATATCGCGACCCTGAGTCGCAGTCGGGCGCAACGATAAGTGGCGCCGGGTGTGCTGCTTGTGACGGCCCTACAGGTGGTACTGCACCAGACGGTATGGGACCTCGTGAGGAAATTCTTCTTTCTCCGGAGCTGGATCTCAATGACAACTATCAGCTTCAGTTCTCATGGAAGGTGAGCCCCATGAACAATCGCGACAACTCGCAATATGACATACAGGTTCGTGTGGTGACAGGTGGCAACCTCAATGCAGCAGAGACGGTGTTCTCTATACATAATGAGGATATGTTGCGCGAGAGCGGCGTGGCAGTGTTCCCTATCGACACATGGGATGTGCACACCTCAAAGATTGACCTTAGCGACTTCAAGGGTGAGAAGGTAAAGCTTGCCTTCGTATATAAGATGCAAACCACGATTGCAAACATCGTGTGGATTGACGATATCACCGTTAAGAAGTTCACACCTGCTACAGGTCCTGTGGCTTCTATTAATCTCGATCGTTATGACTTCAAGGAAGTGTATATCGGTGAGAAGCGCTATAGCGAGGTATTCACACTGACTAACGTTGGTAAGAACGGTCTTCAGATTACAGGTTTTGACCTTCCTGCTGGTGTTACCACAACACTCGACGCTTCTAAGGTAAACCTCCGTACGTATGACAAGGTGTCGTTCCAGTTGGCTTATGAGGCTTCTCTTACCTCTGCTCCTTCAGGCGACGCTATCATTCATACCACTGGCGGTGATGTGAAGATTGCAGTTTCTGCAAAAAAACAGTTCGTGCCCGAGGGCTATATGCTTGAGACCTTCAATGCCTATTTTCCACCTGCAGGCTGGAAGAATAATGGCTGGAGCGCAACAAAGACTGCTATTGAGGGCGACCAGAGCGCTTATTGCAGTGGCAACTTCTCTAATTCCTATCTGCGTTCACCACGTCTCGACCTTAGCGAAGGCGGTACACTGAAGTTCACCTATTATAATCAGTATGACGGTGAGTCTGCACCAGAATATGATATCGAGCTTCAGGTGTCTTACGATGGTGGCGACAACTGGACAACGAAGTGGACAAGCGATTACCAGAATGGACTGAACCAACTGCTCACTGCAGAGGTTGACCTTGGCATGGGTTCTGACGAGAGCTATGTGCGTTGGTACTATCCTGCTATTGAGAGTGATGACGAGGGTGCTTATGACCACTCTAACTTCACACTCGACGGCGTGCTGCTGCCTAATGTCTATGGCGCCGACGGTGTACCAGGCAACGCAACAATTGTAAGCCCAGCCAACAATGCCCAGAACATCTATCCAAAGAACATCAAACTGGAGTGGGCACCTGCACAGTTTGCAAAGGGCTATAAGGTCTATGTGGGCAGCAACAACGAGGTAAACAACCTCGTCAACGGTGCCGATGTGATGACCGACCTGTCTATTGTCATCCCACAGGCTGACTATGAGACCACATATAAGTGGAAGGTTGTGGCATATAATGATAATGGCGAGTCAACAACTGCCAGCACATGGAAGTTCACTACCCAGCCCGACGCATCGGTAATGGAGTTCCCATGGAGCGAAAACTTCGACGAGTGCACCAAGGAAAATCCAATACCTACTGGCTGGCTGAGCACAACGACCATTACTGATCTCTATCCAACATGGACAAACCGTCGCTGGGAGCCTCTTAACACCAGTAAGGCATACGGTGGCACTGGTGTCTCTATGTACACTATGTGGCTCTATGCAGGTTACAGCTCAACACTGACTTCTCCTGAGTTCAACCTTCCTTCAGAGGGCAAGGCCATGAGCATTTCTTTCGTATGGGGCGACAACCATCCTGCATCTCTGATTGTTGATGAGACAGGACTTCTGAAGAAGCAGAATGTACCTGGAGGCAATGGCGCCAGTGACTTGGTCTTCGAGATCTATGCCGATGGCGAGTGGCATCAGGCTGCATACCTCTCTGAGAATATGAATGCTGACGGCGATACCAAGTACTGGCGTAACGAGTCTGTTGATTTGAGCGAGTATGCAGGTAAGAAGGTACAGTTCCGCTGGATTAACAATGCTTACTCTGGTGCCCACAAGGGTGCTGCACTCGACAATATCGTTATCGACGGTATCGTTGACGACTATGTTATGTTCAACAAGGAAGGCTGGGATGCTGAGAAGGTGAACTCCGGCAAGGGCAAGAAGTCAACTGACATCACTATGCTCAACAAGGGTAAGAATGCCCAGAAGGTGAAGAGCGTCACATTTACTACAAATGACTTCCAGAGCTCTATCGCAGCAGGCACTGAGATTGCTGTCAATGAAGGTATCGCATTCAATGTTACATTTACTGCAAACCAGGCAGGTAAGAAGGTGGACGACGTGATGACTGTAGAGTTTGAGAGCGGACTGAAGGCATATTTCCCTGTTACTGGCGAGGCTCTTGCCGAGGATGTGCTCTACTATGGCTTTGAGGATAACTCTCTCGACTACGACTGGACAGCAGACTTCACCCAGAAAGATGTCGATGGACAGACCAACTACAAGTCGAATTACTATCTGACAGTTGTTGAGAACGATGGCGGACGCTATGCCTTTACACAGGCTTATCACAGCAATCCGAACCTGACAGCCCACTCTGGTCAGGGCACCGCTGCTGCATGTGCTCCAGATAATAACTCGGCTGCTAATGACTGGCTTATCAGCAAGATGATCCGTCCTCTCGAAGGCGCATCATTCGACTTCTATGCACGTAACCTCGGTACCACAAACTCTGTATTCGTTGGCGATAACGATTTGCACTCAGTAGAGGTGCTCGTAAGCGAGACAAGCAATACAGACACAAAGACATTTACAACAGTTATGCCAACAACCGAGATGGCTTATCTGCCAGAGAATCAGTGGCATCACTTTAATGTTGACCTCTCGGCTTACGTTGGCAAGAATATCTATGTTGCTGTTCGTCATACTACTGTAAGCGCAAACTGGTTCGCATTCTTCGATGACTTCACCTTCACACATGTTGGTGAGCCCGATTTCTCTGCCATCAAGTCTGTCAAAGCCTTGAATGCTGATACACAGGTAGTCGTTTACAATGCTAACGGCATGATCGTTGCCAAGGGCGCTGCTGCCCAGACAATGGACCAGCTCGGCAAGGGCATGTATGTCGTTAAGACTGCCGACGGACAGGTCATGAAGACTTTCTGCAAGTAA